Part of the Pseudomonas lijiangensis genome is shown below.
AAGCAACGGTCTCGCTGGCAACCTTGACCATGGAGTCGTCGGTCGAGCCGATCGGCATCGATACCGAACCCAGCACACCGACACCCAGACTGGCGGAGTTATTGGTCTTCTTCAGTGCATAACGGTCCTGCAGGGCGTTGGCGAACATGGTCGAGCCAGCACCTCCTACATCGGCTGCGCAAACCAGGTTGAAACTGATCTCGATATGCGTCTCGCCCGTCTGCTGGAAGCTCTTGCGCCCGCTGATCATTTTCGGGTCGTTGCTGGTGATGATGTAGCCCTGACTCAGCAATGCACGCCGCCCCGCTTCACAGGACGAATCATCACTAGCCGGATAACTTCTGGAAAAAGTCCCTGCGTCATCGAAATGCTCGTGATCGTAAACAGCCTGCTTGGGCGACGAACAGCCAGCCATGACCAGCAGGACGGACGTCCAGCAGGCGGTACGAAGGTTCAGTAACTTAAACATCGAGAATCCTGGGGAAGATAGCTGTCAGCAGGGCTGTAGCGGGAAAACGTCGGTAAGTCTGCAACAAGGCCAGCACAGGATCAACGCAGACAGTGAAAAGATGCTGATACAAATGGCGAAATTTTCGTGTCGAGGCTTTGCGAGCCCCCCTCAAGCCAGATCCCATACCGGTTCAGGCGCAAAACGTTCGGCCAGGAAGTCCAGCAGCGCCCGCAAGGCCGATGACATATGTTTG
Proteins encoded:
- a CDS encoding DUF2242 domain-containing protein encodes the protein MFKLLNLRTACWTSVLLVMAGCSSPKQAVYDHEHFDDAGTFSRSYPASDDSSCEAGRRALLSQGYIITSNDPKMISGRKSFQQTGETHIEISFNLVCAADVGGAGSTMFANALQDRYALKKTNNSASLGVGVLGSVSMPIGSTDDSMVKVASETVASAKFYERFFALVENFLPPEVKQAAHIVEKPKTDLGVPEAAPAPAQAPTPAPASLAPQPVEEAPKADVVPESPATPVSSEPVAAPVEPATFSAEPVEEQ